A region from the Perca fluviatilis chromosome 16, GENO_Pfluv_1.0, whole genome shotgun sequence genome encodes:
- the LOC120575607 gene encoding trichohyalin-like, producing MSEIVMQRQEMANLQRQDAELEKTHLIELKAEQMQDREDLDRKSEMMNKEKLDLELMRSDILKQSDILEQVIQDIEEEKDKLEITKTELQKQKEHADSQFDEINRQKTNIKDLTLQLQTERDKLDNVMNRITLKQQQQQLKEEEFKRQTQELETSKNSLLVEREELELLRKDLNRKKEEVEAATITISGEREQLNEMKISTDNDRRMLENEKDRMEGERSEVKMREAQLLNELKSLEYLREKLQQLDERMSEDVKNKIMRLEQNNEDLLKLLSVLGQKHEALDKLKENMSSYTEILQREREGLKSTMSEIVMQRQEMANLQRQDAELEKTHLIELKAEQMQDREDLDRKSEMMNKEKLDLELMRSDILKQSDILEQVIQDIEEEKDKLEITKTELQKQKEHADSQFDEINRQKTNIKDLTLQLQTERDKLDNVMNRITLKQEQQQLKEEEFKRQTQELETSKNSLLVEREELELLRKDLNRKKEEVEAATITISGEREQLNEMKISTDNDRRMLEKEKDRMEGERSEVKMREAQLLNELKSLEYLREKLQQLDERMSEDVKNKIMRLEQNNEDLLKLLSVLGQKHEALDKLKENMSSYTETLQREREG from the exons ATGTCAGAAATTGTCATGCAGAGACAAGAAATGGCCAATCTACAGAGACAAGATGCTGAGTTGGAAAAGACACATCTTATAGAACTAAAGGCAGAGCAGATGCAAGACAGAGAGGATCTGGATAGAAAGAGTGAGATGATGAACAAAGAGAAACTGGACTTGGAGCTGATGAGGTCTGACATTCTGAAACAAAGTGACATATTAGAACAAGTGATACAAGATAtagaagaggaaaaagacaaaCTGGAAATCACAAAGACTGAGCTACAAAAGCAGAAAGAACATGCAGACAGTCAGTTTGATGAGATCAACAGACAGAAAACCAACATTAAAGATCTGACCCTTCAGcttcagacagaaagagacaaacttGACAATGTCATGAACAGGATTAccttaaaacaacaacaacaacaactcaagGAAGAAGAGttcaaaagacaaacacaagaACTGGAAACCAGTAAGAACAGTTTACTGGTAGAAAGAGAAGAACTGGAACTTTTGAGGAAGGATCTCAACAGGAAGAAAGAAGAG GTTGAAGCTGCCACGATCACCATTAGTGGAGAGAGGGAACAACTCAATGAGATGAAGATTAGTACTGACAATGACAGACGAATGCTCGAGAATGAAAAGGACAGAATGGAAGGAGAAAGGTCTGAGGTGAAAATGAGAGAAGCTCAACTCTTGAATGAATTGAAATCCCTAGAATATCTGAGGGAAAAGCTGCAACAGCTGGATGAAAGGATGAGTGAAGAcgtgaaaaacaaaatcatgaGACTGGAGCAAAACAATGAAGACTTATTAAAACTGTTGAGTGTTTTGGGGCAAAAGCATGAGGCTCTGGATAAACTGAAGGAAAATATGTCATCTTACACTGAGATAttacaaagagaaagagaaggtttGAAGAGTACGATGTCAGAAATTGTCATGCAGAGACAAGAAATGGCCAATCTACAGAGACAAGATGCTGAGTTGGAAAAGACACATCTTATAGAACTAAAGGCAGAGCAGATGCAAGACAGAGAGGATCTGGATAGAAAGAGTGAGATGATGAACAAAGAGAAACTGGACTTGGAGCTGATGAGGTCTGACATTCTGAAACAAAGTGACATATTAGAACAAGTGATACAAGATAtagaagaggaaaaagacaaaCTGGAAATCACAAAGACTGAGCTACAAAAGCAGAAAGAACATGCAGACAGTCAGTTTGATGAGATCAACAGACAGAAAACCAACATTAAAGATCTGACCCTTCAGcttcagacagaaagagacaaacttGACAATGTCATGAACAGGATTACCttaaaacaagaacaacaacaactcaaGGAAGAAGAGttcaaaagacaaacacaagaACTGGAAACCAGTAAGAACAGTTTACTGGTAGAAAGAGAAGAACTGGAACTTTTGAGGAAGGATCTCAACAGGAAGAAAGAAGAGGTTGAAGCTGCCACGATCACCATTAGTGGAGAGAGGGAACAACTCAATGAGATGAAGATTAGTACTGACAATGACAGACGAATGCTCgagaaagaaaaggacagaATGGAAGGAGAAAGGTCTGAGGTGAAAATGAGAGAAGCTCAACTCTTGAATGAATTGAAATCCCTAGAATATCTGAGGGAAAAGCTGCAACAGCTGGATGAAAGGATGAGTGAAGAcgtgaaaaacaaaatcatgaGACTGGAGCAAAACAATGAAGACTTATTAAAACTGTTGAGTGTTTTGGGGCAAAAGCATGAGGCTCTGGATAAACTGAAGGAAAATATGTCATCTTACACTGAGACAttacaaagagaaagagaaggttgA
- the LOC120575608 gene encoding chromosome partition protein Smc-like, with protein sequence MKISTDMERRMFEKEKDRMEGERSEVKMREDQLLNELKSLEYLREKLQQLDERMSEDVKNKIMRLEQNNEDLLKLLSVLGQKHEALDKLKENMSSYTEILQREREGLKSTMSEIVMQRQEMANQHRQEAELEKTHLIELKAEQKQDREDLDRKSEMMNKEKLDLELMRSDILKQSDILEQVIQDIEEGKDKLEITKTELQKQKEHADSQFDKINQEKQQLYQIKTTTESERERFLNENKRMEGELSELKITKVRLTRLMNFMVSLSAKLKELNQRRHEDFRKNMDKFGQKYKDMLQSNSVLEHKCDELDKQKNKVTGYYDLMQKEKKHMVTIMLDKAVQSEVVKEWLQEQDVDEQYFNKPKEFECEKGVFQSDAMIQTEEFEHQWKLEGDIHDLERKPKYLKTKGGGLLLMVAEDEGKNKQKMFKLAPEPDDFTDEKMSRRDCLRKIWKDTKMERKEINQMKCMSHEMKNNIEKRLKVINQFVKRTWLQKEKELLENKLKQGLSKDMTSQIDCERDSITLDKKYREIQQLQVQMLSEKEKLCTLTSIDKANQTFKVDITTRDGTMHVKQQTSAKMYQEKMKVEETDAAPETSSGLLCQLRHFCYRCCCPCCPCCKQV encoded by the coding sequence ATGAAGATTAGTACTGACATGGAAAGACGAATGTTCgagaaagaaaaggacagaATGGAAGGAGAAAGGTCTGAGGTGAAAATGAGAGAAGATCAACTCTTGAATGAATTGAAATCCCTAGAATATCTGAGGGAAAAGCTGCAACAGCTTGATGAAAGGATGAGTGAAGAcgtgaaaaacaaaatcatgaGACTGGAGCAAAACAATGAAGACTTATTAAAACTGTTGAGTGTTTTGGGGCAAAAGCATGAGGCTCTGGATAAACTGAAGGAAAATATGTCATCTTACACTGAGATAttacaaagagaaagagaaggtttGAAGAGTACGATGTCAGAAATTGTCATGCAGAGACAAGAAATGGCCAATCAACACAGACAAGAGGCTGAGTTGGAAAAGACACATCTTATAGAACTAAAGGCAGAGCAGAAGCAAGACAGAGAGGATCTGGATAGAAAGAGTGAAATGATGAACAAGGAGAAACTGGACTTGGAGCTGATGAGGTCTGACATTCTGAAACAAAGTGACATATTAGAACAAGTGATACAAGATATAGAAGAGGGAAAAGACAAACTGGAAATCACAAAGACTGAGCTACAAAAGCAGAAAGAACATGCAGACAGTCAGTTTGATAAGATAAaccaagaaaaacaacaattgtATCAAATAAAGACAACTACtgaaagtgagagagaaaggtttttaaatgaaaataagagGATGGAAGGAGAACTGTCCGAGCTGAAAATTACAAAGGTCCGGCTCACCAGGTTAATGAACTTCATGGTAAGTCTCAGCGCAAAACTCAAAGAGTTGAATCAAAGGAGACATGAGGACTTTAGAAAGAATATGGACAAATTTGGACAGAAATATAAAGACATGCTCCAATCGAACTCAGTATTGGAACATAAGTGTGATGAACTtgataaacagaaaaataagGTCACTGGTTATTATGACCTGATgcaaaaagagaagaaacatATGGTGACAATAATGCTTGACAAAGCGGTACAAAGTGAGGTTGTAAAGGAATGGCTTCAGGAGCAAGATGTTGATGAACAGTATTTTAATAAACCTAAAGAGTTTGAATGTGAGAAGGGTGTCTTCCAGTCAGATGCCATGATCCAGACggaagaatttgaacatcagtGGAAGTTAGAGGGAGATATACATGATCTTGAAAGAAAACCTAAATACTTGAAAACTAAGGGGGGAGGTCTGCTGCTGATGGTGGCGGAAGATGAAGGGAAAAATAAACAGAAGATGTTCAAGTTGGCTCCTGAGCCAGATGATTTTACAGACGAGAAAATGTCAAGAAGAGATTGTTTGCGAAAGATCTGGAAGGATACTAAAATGGAGCGGAAGGAGATCAATCAGATGAAGTGCATGAGCCATGAGATGAAAAACAACATAGAGAAAAGACTAAAGGTGATCAATCAGTTTGTTAAGAGAACATGGttacagaaagaaaaggaaCTACTGGAGAATAAGCTGAAACAAGGACTAAGTAAGGACATGACATCCCAAATTGACTGCGAGAGAGACAGCATAACACTGGATAAAAAATACAGAGAGATCCAACAACTTCAAGTTCAGATGCTTAGTGAGAAAGAAAAACTGTGTACACTGACAAGTATTGATAAAGCTAATCAAACATTCAAGGTCGATATAACCACAAGGGATGGAACAATGCATGTAAAACAACAGACTTCTGCTAAAATGTATCAAGAGAAGATGAAGGTAGAAGAAACTGATGCAGCTCCAGAGACATCCAGCGGACTCCTTTGTCAACTCCGGCATTTTTGCTATCGATGCTGCTGCCCTTGCTGTCCCTGCTGCAAGCAAGTCTGA
- the LOC120543612 gene encoding trichohyalin-like: MSEIVMQRQEMANRHRQEADLEKTHLIELKAEQKQDREDLDRKSEMMNKEKLDLELMRSDILKQSDILEQVIQDIEEEKDKLEITKTELKKQNEHADSQFDEINRQKTNIKDLTLQLQTERDKLDNVMNRITLKQEQQQLKEEEFKRQTQEVETSKNSLLVEREELELLRKDLNRKKEEVEAATITISGEREQLNEMKISTDNDRRMLEKEKDRMEGERSEVKMREDQLLNELKSLEYLREKLQQLDERMSEDVKNKIMRLEQNNEDLLKLLSVLGQKHEALDKLKENMSSYTEILQRERECLKSTMSEIVMQRQEMANRQRQDAELEKTHLIELKAEQKQDRKDLDRKSEMMNKEKLDLELMRSDILKQSDILEQVIQDIEKKKDKLEITKTELQKQKEHADSQFDEINRQKINIKDLTLQLQTERDKLDNVMNRITLKQEQQQLKEEEFKRQTQELETSKNSLLVEREELELLRKDLNRKKEEVEAATITISGEREQLNEMKISTDNDRRMLENEKDRMERERSELKMREAQLLNELKSLEYLREKLQQLDERMSEDVKNKIMRLEQNNEDLLKLLSVLGQKHEALDKLKENMSSYTEILQREREGLKSTMSEIVMQRQEMANRHRQEAELEKTHLIELKAEQKQDREDLDRKSEMMNKEKLDLELMRSDILKQSDILEQVIQDIEEEKDKLEITKTELQKQKEHADSQFDEINRQKTNIKDLTLQLQTERDKLDNVMNRITLKQEQQQLKEEEFKRQTQELETSKNSLLVEREELELLRKDLNRKKEEVEAATITISGEREQLNEMKISTDNDRRMLEKEKDRMEGERSEVKMREAQLLNELKSLEYLREKLQQLDERMSEDVKNKIMRLEQNNEDLLKLLSVLGQKHEALDKLKENMSSYTEILQRERECLKSTMSEIVMQRQEMANRQRQDAELEKTHLIELKAEQKQDREDLDRKSEMMNKEKLDLELMRSDILKQSDILEQVIQDIEEEKDKLEITKTELQKQKEHADSQFDEINRQKINIKDLTLQLQTERDKLDNVMNRITLKQEQQQLKEEEFKRQTQELETSKNSLLVEREELELLRKDLNRKKEEVEAATITISGEREQLNEMKISTDNDRRMLENEKDRMERERSEVKMREAQLLNELKSLEYLREKLQQLDERMSEDVKNKIMRLEQNNEDLLKLLSVLGQKHEALDKLKENMSSYTEILQRERECLKSTMSEIVMQRQEMANRQRQDAELEKTHLIELKAEQKQDREDLDRKSEMMNKEKLDLELMRSDILKQSDILEQVIQDIEEEKDKLEITKTELQKQKEHADSQFDEINRQKTNIKDLTLQLQTERDKLDNVMNRITLKQEQQQLKEEEFKRQTQELETSKNSLLVEREELELLRKDLNRKKEEVEAATITISGEREQLNEMKISTDNDRRMLENEKDRMEGERSEVKMREAQLLNELKSLEYLREKLQQLDERMSEDVKNKIMRLEQNNEDLLKLLSVLGGAKHEALDKLKENMSSYTEILQRERECLKSTMSEIVMQRQEMANRQRQDAELEKTHLIELKAEQKQDREDLDRKSEMMNKEKLDLELMRSDILKQSDILEQVIQDIEEEKDKLEITKTELQKQKEHADSQFDEINRQKTNIKDLTLQLRQKETNLTMS; this comes from the coding sequence ATGTCAGAAATTGTCATGCAGAGACAAGAAATGGCCAATCGACACAGACAAGAGGCTGACTTGGAAAAGACACATCTTATAGAACTAAAGGCAGAGCAGAAGCAAGACAGAGAGGATCTGGATAGAAAGAGTGAGATGATGAACAAGGAGAAACTGGACTTGGAGCTGATGAGGTCTGACATTCTGAAACAAAGTGACATATTAGAACAAGTGATACAAGATAtagaagaggaaaaagacaaaCTGGAAATCACAAAGACTGAGCTAAAAAAGCAGAATGAACATGCAGACAGTCAGTTTGATGAGATCAACAGACAGAAAACCAACATTAAAGATCTGACCCTTCAGcttcagacagaaagagacaaacttGACAATGTCATGAACAGGATTACCttaaaacaagaacaacaacaactcaaGGAAGAAGAGttcaaaagacaaacacaagaAGTGGAAACCAGTAAGAACAGTTTACTGGTAGAAAGAGAAGAACTGGAACTTTTGAGGAAGGATCTCAACAGGAAGAAAGAAGAGGTTGAAGCTGCCACGATCACCATTAGTGGAGAGAGGGAACAACTCAATGAGATGAAGATTAGTACTGACAATGACAGACGAATGCTCgagaaagaaaaggacagaATGGAAGGAGAAAGGTCTGAGGTGAAAATGAGAGAAGATCAACTCTTGAATGAATTGAAATCCCTAGAATATCTGAGGGAAAAGCTGCAACAGTTGGATGAAAGGATGAGTGAAGAcgtgaaaaacaaaatcatgaGACTGGAGCAAAACAATGAAGACTTATTAAAACTGTTGAGTGTTTTGGGGCAAAAGCATGAGGCTCTGGATAAACTGAAGGAAAATATGTCATCTTACACTGAGATAttacaaagagaaagagaatgtTTGAAGAGTACGATGTCAGAAATTGTCATGCAGAGACAAGAAATGGCCAATCGACAGAGACAAGATGCTGAGTTGGAAAAGACACATCTTATAGAACTAAAGGCAGAGCAGAAGCAAGACAGAAAGGATCTGGATAGAAAGAGTGAGATGATGAACAAAGAGAAACTGGACTTGGAGCTGATGAGGTCTGACATTCTGAAACAAAGTGACATATTAGAACAAGTGATACaagatatagaaaaaaaaaaagacaaactggAAATCACAAAGACTGAGCTACAAAAGCAGAAAGAACATGCAGACAGTCAGTTTGATGAGATCAACAGACAGAAAATCAACATTAAAGATCTGACCCTTCAGcttcagacagaaagagacaaacttGACAATGTCATGAACAGGATTACCttaaaacaagaacaacaacaactcaaGGAAGAAGAGttcaaaagacaaacacaagaACTGGAAACCAGTAAGAACAGTTTACTGGTAGAAAGAGAAGAACTGGAACTTTTGAGGAAGGATCTCAACAGGAAGAAAGAAGAGGTTGAAGCTGCCACGATCACCATTAGTGGAGAGAGGGAACAACTCAATGAGATGAAGATTAGTACTGACAATGACAGACGAATGCTCGAGAATGAAAAGGACAGAATGGAAAGAGAAAGGTCTGAGCTGAAAATGAGAGAAGCTCAACTCTTGAATGAATTGAAATCCCTAGAATATCTGAGGGAAAAGCTGCAACAGCTGGATGAAAGGATGAGTGAAGAcgtgaaaaacaaaatcatgaGACTGGAGCAAAACAATGAAGACTTATTAAAACTGTTGAGTGTTTTGGGGCAAAAGCATGAGGCTCTGGATAAACTGAAGGAAAATATGTCATCTTACACTGAGATAttacaaagagaaagagaaggtttGAAGAGTACGATGTCAGAAATTGTCATGCAGAGACAAGAAATGGCCAATCGACACAGACAAGAGGCTGAGTTGGAAAAGACACATCTTATAGAACTAAAGGCAGAGCAGAAGCAAGACAGAGAGGATCTGGATAGAAAGAGTGAGATGATGAACAAGGAGAAACTGGACTTGGAGCTGATGAGGTCTGACATTCTGAAACAAAGTGACATATTAGAACAAGTGATACAAGATAtagaagaggaaaaagacaaaCTGGAAATCACAAAGACTGAGCTACAAAAGCAGAAAGAACATGCAGACAGTCAGTTTGATGAGATCAACAGACAGAAAACCAACATTAAAGATCTGACCCTTCAGcttcagacagaaagagacaaacttGACAATGTCATGAACAGGATTACCttaaaacaagaacaacaacaactcaaGGAAGAAGAGttcaaaagacaaacacaagaACTGGAAACCAGTAAGAACAGTTTACTGGTAGAAAGAGAAGAACTGGAACTTTTGAGGAAGGATCTCAACAGGAAGAAAGAAGAGGTTGAAGCTGCCACGATCACCATTAGTGGAGAGAGGGAACAACTCAATGAGATGAAGATTAGTACTGACAATGACAGACGAATGCTCgagaaagaaaaggacagaATGGAAGGAGAAAGGTCTGAGGTGAAAATGAGAGAAGCTCAACTCTTGAATGAATTGAAATCCCTAGAATATCTGAGGGAAAAGCTGCAACAGTTGGATGAAAGGATGAGTGAAGAcgtgaaaaacaaaatcatgaGACTGGAGCAAAACAATGAAGACTTATTAAAACTGTTGAGTGTTTTGGGGCAAAAGCATGAGGCTCTGGATAAACTGAAGGAAAATATGTCATCTTACACTGAGATAttacaaagagaaagagaatgtTTGAAGAGTACGATGTCAGAAATTGTCATGCAGAGACAAGAAATGGCCAATCGACAGAGACAAGATGCTGAGTTGGAAAAGACACATCTTATAGAACTAAAGGCAGAGCAGAAGCAAGACAGAGAGGATCTGGATAGAAAGAGTGAGATGATGAACAAAGAGAAACTGGACTTGGAGCTGATGAGGTCTGACATTCTGAAACAAAGTGACATATTAGAACAAGTGATACAAGATAtagaagaggaaaaagacaaaCTGGAAATCACAAAGACTGAGCTACAAAAGCAGAAAGAACATGCAGACAGTCAGTTTGATGAGATCAACAGACAGAAAATCAACATTAAAGATCTGACCCTTCAGcttcagacagaaagagacaaacttGACAATGTCATGAACAGGATTACCttaaaacaagaacaacaacaactcaaGGAAGAAGAGttcaaaagacaaacacaagaACTGGAAACCAGTAAGAACAGTTTACTGGTAGAAAGAGAAGAACTGGAACTTTTGAGGAAGGATCTCAACAGGAAGAAAGAAGAGGTTGAAGCTGCCACGATCACCATTAGTGGAGAGAGGGAACAACTCAATGAGATGAAGATTAGTACTGACAATGACAGACGAATGCTCGAGAATGAAAAGGACAGAATGGAAAGAGAAAGGTCTGAGGTGAAAATGAGAGAAGCTCAACTCTTGAATGAATTGAAATCCCTAGAATATCTGAGGGAAAAGCTGCAACAGCTGGATGAAAGGATGAGTGAAGAcgtgaaaaacaaaatcatgaGACTGGAGCAAAACAATGAAGACTTATTAAAACTGTTGAGTGTTTTGGGGCAAAAGCATGAGGCTCTGGATAAACTGAAGGAAAATATGTCATCTTACACTGAGATAttacaaagagaaagagaatgtTTGAAGAGTACGATGTCAGAAATTGTCATGCAGAGACAAGAAATGGCCAATCGACAGAGACAAGATGCTGAGTTGGAAAAGACACATCTTATAGAACTAAAGGCAGAGCAGAAGCAAGACAGAGAGGATCTGGATAGAAAGAGTGAGATGATGAACAAAGAGAAACTGGACTTGGAGCTGATGAGGTCTGACATTCTGAAACAAAGTGACATATTAGAACAAGTGATACAAGATAtagaagaggaaaaagacaaaCTGGAAATCACAAAGACTGAGCTACAAAAGCAGAAAGAACATGCAGACAGTCAGTTTGATGAGATCAACAGACAGAAAACCAACATTAAAGATCTGACCCTTCAGcttcagacagaaagagacaaacttGACAATGTCATGAACAGGATTACCttaaaacaagaacaacaacaactcaaGGAAGAAGAGttcaaaagacaaacacaagaACTGGAAACCAGTAAGAACAGTTTACTGGTAGAAAGAGAAGAACTGGAACTTTTGAGGAAGGATCTCAACAGGAAGAAAGAAGAGGTTGAAGCTGCCACGATCACCATTAGTGGAGAGAGGGAACAACTCAATGAGATGAAGATTAGTACTGACAATGACAGACGAATGCTCGAGAATGAAAAGGACAGAATGGAAGGAGAAAGGTCTGAGGTGAAAATGAGAGAAGCTCAACTCTTGAATGAATTGAAATCCCTAGAATATCTGAGGGAAAAGCTGCAACAGCTGGATGAAAGGATGAGTGAAGAcgtgaaaaacaaaatcatgaGACTGGAGCAAAACAATGAAGACTTATTAAAACTGTTGAGTGTTTTGGGGGGGGCAAAGCATGAGGCTCTGGATAAACTGAAGGAAAATATGTCATCTTACACTGAGATAttacaaagagaaagagaatgtTTGAAGAGTACGATGTCAGAAATTGTCATGCAGAGACAAGAAATGGCCAATCGACAGAGACAAGATGCTGAGTTGGAAAAGACACATCTTATAGAACTAAAGGCAGAGCAGAAGCAAGACAGAGAGGATCTGGATAGAAAGAGTGAGATGATGAACAAAGAGAAACTGGACTTGGAGCTGATGAGGTCTGACATTCTGAAACAAAGTGACATATTAGAACAAGTGATACAAGATAtagaagaggaaaaagacaaaCTGGAAATCACAAAGACTGAGCTACAAAAGCAGAAAGAACATGCAGACAGTCAGTTTGATGAGATCAACAGACAGAAAACCAACATTAAAGATCTGACCCTTCAGCTTcgacagaaagagacaaacttGACAATGTCATGA
- the LOC120543613 gene encoding trichohyalin-like, with product MMNKEKLDLELMRSDILKQSDILEQVIQDIEEEKDKLEITKTELQKQKEHADSQFDEINRQKTNIKDLTLQLQTERDKLDNVANRITVKQEQQQLKEEEFKRQTQELETSKNSLLVEREELELLRKDLNRKKEEVEAAPITISGEREQLNEMKISTDNDRRMLEKEKDRMEGERSEVKMREAQLLNELKSLEYLREKLQQLDERMSEDVKNKIMRLEQNNEDLLKLLSVLGQKH from the coding sequence ATGATGaacaaagagaaactggatTTGGAGCTGATGAGGTCTGACATTCTGAAACAAAGTGACATATTAGAACAAGTGATACAAGatatagaagaagaaaaagacaaactgGAAATCACAAAGACTGAGCTACAAAAGCAGAAAGAACATGCAGACAGTCAGTTTGATGAGATCAACAGACAGAAAACCAACATTAAAGATCTGACCCTTCAGcttcagacagaaagagacaaacttGACAATGTCGCAAACAGGATTACCgtaaaacaagaacaacaacaactcaaGGAAGAAGAGttcaaaagacaaacacaagaACTGGAAACCAGTAAGAACAGTTTACTGGTAGAAAGAGAAGAACTGGAACTTTTGAGGAAGGATCTCAACAGGAAGAAAGAAGAGGTTGAAGCTGCCCCGATCACCATTAGTGGAGAGAGGGAACAACTCAATGAGATGAAGATTAGTACTGACAATGACAGACGAATGCTCgagaaagaaaaggacagaATGGAAGGAGAAAGGTCTGAGGTGAAAATGAGAGAAGCTCAACTCTTGAATGAATTGAAATCCCTAGAATATCTGAGGGAAAAGCTGCAACAGCTGGATGAAAGGATGAGTGAAGAcgtgaaaaacaaaatcatgaGACTGGAGCAAAACAATGAAGACTTATTAAAACTGTTGAGTGTTTTGGGGCAAAAGCATTAG
- the LOC120543600 gene encoding uncharacterized protein LOC120543600 → MNFWQLHRIIFNSKGVLNSMYMDKDFDNQFFTLTSTDVVKDKDTIKLVKTEEPSVFLTLTPINEVAASPPPVSLDLSFQDDSIILPQPSEYRSEPTNFVVPTFHYNIEMLLQAGNKAYESDGSLLQNPSMNSNILKKLAEAIFHYTAYPTGLHILAVVEALIKKHPCLREPGTSFSGLYGWQQRLKYKMANYRSKMRRLDVPCPELDINSLKRKSPGEKNPAKNCKRPKRAEVNYLPPHPSGETNNSLEMERQELLKEVKKKNNTKVIQEKMAKTFSCRRLEVVSGSPAAGDFQQRWPALFCEAEIKEEFRRITTISLEQTFMYKLDNFTPKLIALMKAKGGVVGTKLRPFLDKLSQNQSIEMRLEAIIRSLILYLGEKEEELFEDCLEDNRSDATQHILKILVVHGDDGEHPVDVSIMLEGKKMLPGCAAKACTLLMGLIYALNLAYPPTLRYTFEVFQKLFLELDGIKLSPKVQALKLKLLS, encoded by the exons ATGAACTTTTGGCAGCTGCACAGGATCATTTTCAACTCCAAGGGAGTCCTTAACTCCATGTACATGGACAAAGATTTTGATAACCAATTCTTCACTCTAACATCAACAGATGTAGTTAAGGACAAAGACACAATCAAACTAGTTAAAACAGAAGAACCTTCTGTTTTTCTTACATTGACTCCCATCAATGAGGTTGCTGCGTCCCCCCCTCCAGTGTCACTGGATTTGTCTTTCCAGGATGACAGCATCATTTTACCACAGCCCTCAGAGTATCGATCAGAACCAACTAATTTTGTGGTACCCACTTTTCATTATAATATTGAAATGCTCCTTCAAGCAGGAAATAAGGCTTATGAAAGTGATGGCTCGCTTCTTCAGAATCCAAGCATGAACTCTAACATACTCAAGAAACTTGCTGAAGCAATATTCCACTACACTGCCTATCCTACTGGTCTTCACATACTGGCAGTTGTAGAAGCTCTGATAAAAAAGCATCCATGCCTAAGGGAGCCCGGAACCTCATTCTCAGGCTTGTACGGGTGGCAGCAGCGTCTTAAATACAAGATGGCTAATTACCGTTCTAAAATGAGAAGGCTTGATGTACCTTGCCCTGAGCTTGATATCAACTCCTTGAAAAGGAAATCCCCTGGTGAAAAAAATCCTGCCAAAAATTGCAAGAGACCAAAGAGAGCAGAGGTGAACTACCTTCCTCCACATCCAAGTGGAGAAACGAACAACAGTCTGGAGATGGAGAGACAGGAGCTTCTTAAGGAAGTGAAAAAGAAGAACAACACTAAGGTGATTCAagaaaaaatggcaaaaacatTCTCCTGTCGAAGGCTTGAGGTAGTGAGTGGGAGTCCTGCTGCTGGCGACTTTCAACAGAGATGGCCTGCTTTGTTTTGTGAAGCTGAG ATAAAGGAGGAATTCAGGAGGATTACTACAATTTCCCTGGAGCAAACCTTCATGTACAAACTCGACAACTTCACACCAAAACTTATTGCCCTGATGAAGGCCAAGGGAGGAGTCGTGGGGACCAAGCTGAGGCCATTCTTGGACAAACTGAGTCAG AACCAAAGCATCGAGATGAGACTTGAAGCTATTATCCGCAGCCTCATACTCTACCTTGGTGAGAAAGAAGAGGAACTTTTTGAAGATTGCCTG GAGGACAACCGCAGTGATGCCACTCAGCACATCCTCAAGATCCTGGTGGTCCATGGTGATGATGGAGAGCACCCAGTGGATGTGTCCATCATGCTTGAAGGCAAGAAGATGCTGCCAGGATGTGCCGCTAAAGCTTGTACGCTGCTAATGGGGCTCATTTATGCCCTCAACCTTGCTTATCCCCCAACACTGCGCTACACTTTTGAGGTATTTCAGAAACTGTTCCTGGAACTGGATGGGATTAAGCTGTCTCCAAAAGTACAAGCCTTAAAGTTAAAGCTGCTGTCTTAA